From a region of the Pukyongiella litopenaei genome:
- a CDS encoding nucleoside deaminase: protein MSDKAFMDEAIALARENVAGGGQPFGAVLVKDGKVIARAVNRIEADNDPTAHAELVALREAGAALATPRLDGCTVYVSGQPCPMCLAAMRNAGIAEIVIGYTNENGAPYGLSSAAATAELSRPLEEQSWAVIRYFAPEDAATPGIYRSWAARSTEGS from the coding sequence ATGAGCGACAAGGCTTTCATGGATGAAGCGATCGCGCTCGCCCGCGAAAACGTCGCGGGTGGCGGCCAGCCCTTCGGCGCCGTGCTGGTCAAGGACGGCAAGGTGATCGCGCGGGCGGTGAACCGGATCGAGGCCGACAACGATCCGACCGCCCATGCGGAACTGGTGGCGCTGCGCGAAGCCGGCGCCGCGCTGGCGACCCCCCGGCTTGACGGCTGCACCGTCTATGTCAGCGGCCAGCCCTGCCCAATGTGCCTTGCGGCAATGCGTAACGCCGGGATCGCCGAGATCGTCATCGGCTATACCAACGAGAACGGCGCGCCCTATGGTCTGTCCTCGGCTGCCGCCACCGCCGAACTGTCGCGACCGCTCGAAGAACAGAGCTGGGCGGTGATCCGCTATTTCGCGCCTGAGGACGCGGCGACACCCGGTATCTACCGGTCATGGGCGGCGCGCTCGACGGAAGGCAGTTAG
- a CDS encoding flavin reductase family protein: MQFDFTELPPADRYRLLTNFVGPRPIALVSTRSPEGQNNAAPMSFFNVFAHEPPIVIIGFSARPDGSEKDTTANIRRTEQFCVNMVDMALADQMILCGVNFAADVDELDFAGLTTAPCTQIDAPRVANTPCAMECRVERIIDYPGRAIVLGEVVQMHIRDDCLDPAGRYVNPAMYQPIARLHADNYIVSDRQFELKKPVGLAAREVAWNPRDTVEPR; this comes from the coding sequence ATGCAGTTCGATTTCACGGAACTTCCCCCGGCGGATCGTTATCGGCTACTGACGAACTTTGTCGGACCGCGTCCGATCGCGCTCGTCTCGACGCGATCACCGGAGGGCCAGAACAACGCCGCACCGATGAGCTTTTTCAACGTGTTCGCCCATGAACCGCCGATCGTGATCATCGGTTTCAGCGCCCGTCCCGACGGCAGCGAAAAGGACACGACCGCAAACATCCGCCGGACCGAACAGTTCTGTGTGAACATGGTGGACATGGCGTTGGCCGACCAGATGATCCTGTGCGGCGTCAACTTTGCCGCCGATGTCGACGAACTCGACTTCGCGGGGCTCACGACGGCGCCGTGCACGCAGATCGACGCCCCGAGGGTCGCCAATACCCCTTGCGCCATGGAATGCCGGGTCGAGCGGATCATCGACTATCCCGGCCGCGCCATCGTGCTGGGTGAAGTGGTGCAGATGCACATACGCGACGATTGCCTCGACCCGGCCGGCCGCTATGTCAACCCGGCCATGTATCAGCCGATTGCCCGGCTCCATGCCGACAACTACATCGTCAGCGACCGGCAGTTCGAATTGAAGAAACCCGTCGGTCTCGCGGCGCGCGAAGTCGCCTGGAACCCCCGTGACACGGTGGAGCCCCGATGA
- a CDS encoding chlorohydrolase family protein, translating to MTRFADIPLGTRPRGRWAIAARWLVADTPSGRRLVRDGEVVIDGDTVIHAGNRFGGDVAARFDMGEALVAPGFVDLDALSDLDTTLLAYDNWPGERKGRVWPRSYVERGPYEMYTPGELAFQKRYAFAQLLLNGITTAAPIASLFYREWGETAAEFEAAARAAQDLGLRVWLGPAYRSGGMVVEADGRITAEFDEDRGLRGLAEAIAFAERWQGHGLVSPMLAPDRVETCTEPLLRRTMRAAEDLDCPVRLHMAQGMMELDTVRALHGRTAPDWLGGLGLLSPRLLAPHATVATPDDLRRYADAGVTVIHCPLVSARHGSALRSFRKLRDMGIRVAMGTDTAPPDMVLNMAVGMMMCRIAENDIAACTAAEFLDAATRDGAAALGRDDIGVLRAGGKADIAVFDLADPAMAPTIDPVQTLILGATGRVTRATIVDGRLSMRDGRVAGLDMAGARARAQAQFDGLRARYPDRTAGHPPVTEIFPPAYPLMDGCQT from the coding sequence ATGACCCGGTTCGCCGACATCCCCCTCGGCACCCGCCCGCGGGGCCGCTGGGCCATCGCGGCGCGCTGGCTGGTGGCCGATACGCCATCCGGGCGCCGTCTCGTCCGCGATGGCGAGGTGGTGATCGACGGCGACACCGTGATCCATGCGGGCAACCGCTTTGGCGGCGATGTCGCGGCGCGGTTCGACATGGGCGAGGCGCTGGTCGCGCCGGGCTTCGTCGATCTCGATGCGCTGTCGGATCTCGACACCACGCTGCTGGCCTATGACAACTGGCCCGGCGAACGGAAGGGGCGGGTCTGGCCGCGCTCCTATGTCGAGCGCGGCCCCTACGAGATGTATACGCCCGGGGAACTGGCGTTCCAGAAACGCTATGCCTTTGCCCAGCTCCTGCTGAACGGGATCACCACGGCGGCGCCGATCGCCTCGCTCTTCTACCGGGAATGGGGCGAAACGGCGGCCGAGTTCGAGGCCGCGGCCCGCGCGGCGCAGGATCTCGGGCTGCGCGTCTGGCTCGGCCCCGCCTACCGGTCCGGCGGCATGGTGGTCGAGGCCGATGGCCGGATCACCGCCGAATTCGACGAGGACCGGGGGCTGCGGGGGCTGGCCGAGGCCATCGCCTTTGCGGAACGATGGCAGGGCCACGGGCTGGTCAGCCCGATGCTCGCCCCCGACCGGGTCGAGACCTGCACCGAACCCCTGCTGAGACGGACGATGCGGGCGGCGGAGGATCTGGACTGCCCGGTGCGCCTGCACATGGCGCAGGGCATGATGGAGCTGGACACGGTCCGCGCCCTTCACGGCAGGACCGCGCCGGACTGGCTCGGCGGGCTGGGGCTGCTGAGCCCCCGCCTGCTGGCGCCGCACGCCACCGTCGCGACACCGGACGACCTGCGCCGCTACGCCGATGCCGGCGTGACCGTCATCCACTGCCCGCTGGTCAGCGCCCGCCACGGCAGCGCGCTGCGATCCTTCCGGAAACTGCGCGACATGGGCATTCGCGTCGCCATGGGCACCGACACCGCGCCGCCCGACATGGTGCTGAACATGGCGGTCGGCATGATGATGTGCCGCATCGCGGAAAACGACATCGCCGCCTGCACGGCAGCGGAGTTCCTCGACGCCGCGACGCGGGACGGGGCCGCCGCCCTGGGCCGCGACGATATCGGCGTGCTGCGCGCCGGCGGCAAGGCGGATATCGCCGTCTTCGACCTGGCCGATCCCGCGATGGCGCCGACCATCGACCCGGTGCAGACGCTGATCCTCGGCGCGACCGGCCGCGTCACCCGCGCCACCATCGTCGACGGGCGCCTGTCGATGCGCGATGGCCGGGTCGCCGGGCTCGACATGGCCGGGGCCCGCGCCCGGGCGCAGGCCCAGTTCGACGGGCTGCGCGCCCGATACCCCGACCGCACCGCCGGGCATCCCCCGGTAACCGAAATCTTCCCCCCCGCCTATCCGCTGATGGACGGGTGTCAGACGTGA
- a CDS encoding ABC transporter ATP-binding protein gives MITADPILSVTDVSKEFDVSAPWLNRVLERKPRLFVKAVNDVSFSIPRGSCFSIVGESGCGKSTVARLVTGLYATTSGDIRFGAGAEGRPVRVQMIFQDPHSSLNPRWRVGDIIAEPIREMKLRAGEDKTQERVEDLLRTVGLAADDARKFPHEFSGGQRQRISIARALASEPELLVCDEPTSALDVSVQAQILNLMRQLQQELGLTYLFISHDLSVVRHMSDTIAVMYLGQIVEMAPADILFSAPRHPYSQLLLATIPDIHDPNRARALQTGEPPSPLNPPPGCTFNPRCPLADDRCRSDAPLLRTEGQSSVRCHAVEEGRADGTPAGKVL, from the coding sequence ATGATCACCGCCGATCCCATCCTTTCGGTCACCGATGTGTCCAAGGAATTTGACGTTTCCGCACCGTGGCTGAACCGCGTGCTTGAACGCAAACCAAGGCTCTTCGTGAAGGCGGTGAACGACGTCAGCTTCAGCATCCCGCGCGGAAGCTGTTTCAGCATCGTGGGCGAATCCGGCTGCGGCAAGTCCACTGTCGCCCGTCTGGTGACCGGTCTCTACGCGACCACATCGGGGGATATCCGTTTCGGCGCCGGAGCCGAAGGCCGCCCGGTACGGGTGCAAATGATATTCCAGGACCCTCATTCCAGCCTCAATCCCCGGTGGCGCGTCGGAGACATCATCGCGGAACCGATCCGTGAAATGAAACTGCGGGCGGGTGAAGACAAGACGCAGGAACGGGTCGAGGACCTATTGCGAACGGTGGGTCTGGCCGCGGACGACGCCCGAAAGTTCCCGCACGAATTCTCGGGCGGTCAGCGGCAACGCATCTCGATTGCGCGCGCTCTGGCCTCGGAACCCGAACTGCTGGTCTGCGACGAACCGACCTCGGCGCTCGACGTTTCGGTGCAGGCGCAGATCCTGAACCTGATGCGACAGCTGCAGCAAGAGCTCGGCCTGACCTACCTGTTCATCAGCCACGACCTGAGCGTTGTCCGGCACATGTCGGACACGATTGCGGTGATGTATCTGGGCCAGATCGTCGAGATGGCACCCGCCGACATCCTGTTCAGCGCACCACGACACCCCTATTCCCAGCTGCTCCTGGCCACGATCCCCGATATCCACGACCCGAACCGCGCCCGCGCGTTGCAAACCGGCGAACCGCCCAGCCCGCTGAACCCGCCGCCGGGCTGCACGTTCAACCCGCGCTGCCCGCTGGCTGACGACCGTTGCCGCAGCGATGCCCCCCTGCTCCGCACCGAGGGTCAGTCATCGGTGCGTTGCCATGCGGTCGAGGAAGGCCGGGCAGACGGAACACCGGCGGGAAAGGTTCTCTGA
- a CDS encoding ABC transporter ATP-binding protein has translation MSQAAHQHDLPGAAPAPDATAVLEVTNLSVEFPTRRGVLTAIDNVSMRIAPGEILGVVGESGAGKSITGLAVLGLLEAPGRISGGQICVGGRRVDTLSEEELTKVRGREMGAIFQDPLTALNPLFTVGAQLMETIRLHTGLSKEGARERALKLLREVGIPAPEERLSQYPHQFSGGMRQRVVIALALAAEPDLIIADEPTTALDVSIQAQITALLRRLCKEHRNGIMLVTHDMGVIAETADRVAVMYSGRVVETGRVEDVIHDAQHPYTKGLMAAIPSLHKRVDKLTQIDGAMPRLNARPSGCAFNPRCPMAGPRCRRDKPELTPAGRNRAACFLHEGGTA, from the coding sequence ATGTCGCAAGCTGCACACCAGCACGATCTTCCGGGCGCGGCACCTGCTCCGGATGCGACCGCTGTGCTCGAAGTAACGAACCTGAGCGTCGAATTTCCGACGCGCCGGGGCGTGCTGACTGCGATAGACAACGTGTCGATGCGGATCGCACCCGGAGAAATCCTCGGCGTGGTGGGCGAATCCGGCGCGGGCAAATCGATCACCGGTCTCGCCGTGCTGGGCCTGCTCGAAGCGCCCGGCCGGATCTCGGGTGGCCAGATCTGCGTCGGCGGACGACGGGTCGACACGCTGTCCGAAGAAGAACTGACCAAGGTGCGCGGCCGCGAGATGGGCGCGATCTTTCAGGATCCGCTGACCGCGCTCAATCCGCTGTTCACCGTGGGCGCGCAGCTCATGGAAACGATCCGCCTTCATACCGGCCTGTCAAAAGAGGGCGCGCGCGAACGCGCCCTGAAGCTCCTGCGCGAGGTCGGCATTCCCGCGCCCGAGGAACGGCTGTCACAGTATCCCCATCAGTTTTCGGGCGGTATGCGGCAACGGGTTGTCATCGCGCTGGCGTTGGCGGCGGAACCGGATCTGATCATCGCCGATGAACCGACCACCGCGCTGGATGTCTCGATCCAGGCACAGATCACCGCCCTGCTGCGCAGGCTGTGCAAGGAACACCGCAACGGTATCATGCTGGTCACCCATGACATGGGCGTGATCGCGGAAACCGCCGACCGGGTGGCGGTCATGTATTCGGGCCGCGTGGTCGAAACCGGCCGGGTCGAGGATGTGATCCACGATGCCCAACACCCCTATACCAAGGGTCTGATGGCGGCGATTCCGAGCCTGCACAAACGGGTCGACAAGCTCACGCAGATCGACGGGGCGATGCCACGTTTGAACGCGCGCCCCTCGGGCTGCGCGTTCAATCCGCGTTGCCCGATGGCGGGCCCGCGCTGCCGGCGGGACAAACCGGAACTGACGCCGGCGGGCCGCAACCGGGCTGCCTGCTTTCTGCATGAGGGAGGCACCGCATGA
- a CDS encoding ankyrin repeat domain-containing protein gives MTDPFVSAAQADTLLISAAESGDTAAVSEKIAREAQLDARDERGRTALMAATHANRIETARLLIEAGADVNAKDGIEDSPYLYAGARGHLEILKMTLAHGADLTSTNRYGGTALIPAAERGHVETVRVLIEAGTDIDHVNKLGWTALLEAVILGDGGKRHVEITRLLVDAGADVNLADNDGVTPLQHARQRGYAEIATILEKAGAR, from the coding sequence ATGACCGATCCTTTCGTTTCAGCCGCCCAGGCCGACACCTTGTTGATCTCCGCGGCCGAAAGCGGTGACACAGCTGCCGTATCAGAGAAGATCGCCAGAGAGGCACAACTCGACGCTCGGGACGAACGCGGGCGCACCGCTCTGATGGCTGCGACCCACGCAAACCGGATTGAGACCGCCCGGCTCCTGATCGAGGCCGGTGCCGATGTGAATGCAAAGGACGGTATCGAGGACAGCCCCTACCTCTATGCCGGGGCCCGTGGGCATCTGGAGATCCTGAAGATGACGCTGGCGCATGGCGCCGACCTGACGAGCACCAACCGCTATGGCGGCACCGCGCTGATCCCGGCGGCGGAACGCGGCCATGTGGAAACGGTGCGGGTGCTGATCGAGGCCGGCACCGATATCGACCATGTGAACAAACTGGGCTGGACGGCCCTGCTCGAAGCGGTGATCCTCGGGGATGGCGGAAAGCGTCATGTGGAAATCACCCGGCTGCTGGTCGATGCCGGTGCCGATGTGAACCTGGCCGACAATGACGGGGTGACGCCGCTGCAACATGCCCGTCAGCGCGGCTATGCCGAAATCGCAACCATACTCGAAAAGGCAGGTGCACGATGA
- a CDS encoding ABC transporter permease — translation MSRRERFFDSDLWWSFRNSKSAVGAAVVLILVILTAILAPALSPQNPYDLASLELWNAELPPVWMEGGQMPFILGTDVQGRDILSGILYGTRISIFIGLASVLVSLGIGVLAGLTAGFYGGWVDNVLMRIGDVLLSIPIILVAILVSSVAQALLPPQLREAGISVVLVLAIAMYSWVQYARVVRAQTMVERRKEYVQASRLVGTPARRLMLKHILPNTLTPVFVAATLNFGLAILIEATLSFLGVGMPPNQPSLGTLIRVGNQYLFSGSWWIVLFPSIQLCILVVAVNMLGDWLRDALNPKLR, via the coding sequence ATGAGCCGTCGCGAACGCTTCTTCGACAGCGATCTATGGTGGAGCTTCAGGAACTCGAAATCCGCCGTCGGCGCCGCCGTCGTGCTGATCCTCGTGATCCTGACTGCGATCCTCGCCCCGGCGCTGTCGCCGCAGAACCCCTATGATCTCGCCTCGCTCGAACTTTGGAACGCCGAATTGCCGCCGGTCTGGATGGAAGGCGGGCAGATGCCGTTCATTCTCGGCACCGATGTGCAAGGGCGCGATATCCTTTCCGGTATTCTCTATGGGACGCGCATTTCGATTTTCATCGGACTTGCCTCGGTGCTGGTGTCACTGGGTATCGGTGTGCTGGCCGGGCTGACCGCCGGGTTTTATGGCGGCTGGGTCGACAACGTGCTGATGCGCATCGGTGACGTCCTGCTTTCTATCCCGATCATTCTCGTTGCGATCCTCGTCAGTTCGGTGGCGCAGGCCCTGCTGCCGCCCCAGCTGCGCGAGGCGGGCATCTCGGTGGTGTTGGTCCTGGCGATCGCCATGTATTCCTGGGTGCAATACGCGCGTGTGGTCCGCGCCCAGACCATGGTGGAACGGCGCAAGGAATATGTGCAGGCCTCGCGGCTCGTCGGCACGCCCGCCCGCCGGCTGATGCTCAAGCATATCCTGCCCAATACGCTGACCCCGGTCTTTGTCGCCGCCACGCTGAATTTCGGCCTCGCCATCCTGATCGAGGCGACACTGTCGTTCCTCGGTGTCGGCATGCCGCCGAACCAGCCATCGCTGGGCACGCTGATCCGGGTCGGAAACCAGTATCTCTTCTCAGGCTCGTGGTGGATCGTGCTGTTTCCGTCGATCCAGCTGTGTATTCTGGTTGTCGCGGTGAACATGCTGGGCGACTGGCTGCGCGATGCGCTGAACCCGAAACTTCGATAA
- a CDS encoding ABC transporter substrate-binding protein produces MISGLGSKAVLAVGLATAFIGTGSMAETVRWGAPRDIVSLDPYSYGDSYTINFLNHIYEGLVRYNRDLKIEPALAESWEIVGPTTWRFKLREGVEFHNGNDFTAEDVLASLARVSDPSSPLKGNLPAYKSAAVVDDRTIDIELTGPYPLLLNDLTNIHIFDKDWLVENNAEKPTDVSAGVEGYATFNANGTGPFKLESRTPEAQTILTVNEGWWDEAQHNLTRIEFQPITSAATRVAALLSGEVDFVDSAPVQDLPRLEAATNLKVLERTDLRTVMLGFNRRDELVAGGANPMNDLRVRQAMQMAVDMDLIHDKVMRGKSRNAGTLVAPAIPGYSADLDTVVPADADKAKALLTEAGYPDGFEFDFVCTNESYVNEEQFCQAIASMWSRIGLKPRLDIGPTAKQTPKRANGQADVYTIGWATLPMLDTYSILIQMLHSKEGNAGVFNWGGWSYPEIDRLTDAAGVELDNDKRLAMETEALKIARDEIVMMPLHQQPMAWAVSSGFGDFPQFPDNKPRLWYVTK; encoded by the coding sequence ATGATTTCGGGACTTGGATCAAAAGCCGTTCTGGCCGTCGGGCTGGCAACGGCGTTCATCGGAACTGGTTCGATGGCGGAAACCGTAAGATGGGGCGCCCCGCGCGACATCGTTTCGCTCGACCCCTATTCCTACGGTGACAGCTACACGATCAACTTCCTGAACCATATCTACGAGGGGCTGGTCCGCTACAACCGCGACCTGAAGATCGAGCCGGCGCTCGCCGAGTCCTGGGAAATCGTCGGCCCGACCACCTGGAGGTTCAAGCTGCGCGAAGGGGTCGAGTTCCACAACGGCAACGATTTCACCGCCGAGGATGTGCTGGCCTCGCTGGCCCGCGTGAGCGATCCATCCTCACCGCTCAAGGGCAACCTTCCCGCCTATAAAAGCGCGGCGGTCGTGGACGATCGCACCATAGATATCGAGCTGACCGGCCCCTATCCGCTGCTGCTCAACGATCTGACCAACATCCACATTTTCGACAAGGACTGGCTGGTCGAAAACAATGCCGAGAAACCCACCGATGTCAGCGCCGGCGTCGAAGGCTATGCGACCTTCAACGCCAACGGCACCGGGCCGTTCAAGCTCGAATCCCGCACGCCGGAGGCACAAACCATCCTGACGGTCAACGAAGGCTGGTGGGACGAGGCGCAGCACAACCTGACCCGTATCGAATTCCAGCCGATCACCTCGGCGGCGACCCGGGTTGCGGCCCTGTTGTCGGGCGAGGTGGATTTCGTCGACAGTGCGCCGGTTCAGGATCTTCCGCGCCTCGAGGCGGCGACGAACCTCAAGGTCCTCGAGCGGACCGACCTCCGTACGGTCATGCTGGGTTTCAACCGCCGTGACGAGCTTGTCGCTGGCGGCGCGAACCCGATGAACGACCTCCGCGTGCGCCAGGCGATGCAGATGGCCGTGGACATGGACCTGATCCACGACAAGGTGATGCGCGGCAAATCGCGCAACGCAGGCACGCTGGTCGCCCCGGCGATCCCCGGCTATTCGGCCGATCTCGACACCGTCGTGCCGGCGGATGCGGACAAGGCAAAGGCATTGCTGACCGAAGCGGGATACCCTGACGGTTTCGAGTTCGATTTCGTCTGCACCAACGAAAGCTATGTCAACGAAGAGCAGTTCTGTCAGGCAATTGCATCGATGTGGTCGCGGATCGGGCTCAAGCCCCGGCTCGACATCGGCCCCACCGCCAAACAGACGCCCAAGCGCGCGAACGGTCAGGCCGACGTCTATACGATCGGCTGGGCAACGCTGCCGATGCTCGACACCTATTCGATCCTGATCCAGATGCTTCACAGCAAGGAAGGCAATGCCGGGGTCTTCAACTGGGGCGGCTGGTCCTATCCCGAGATCGACCGGCTGACGGATGCGGCGGGTGTCGAACTCGACAACGACAAGCGGCTGGCGATGGAAACCGAAGCGCTGAAAATCGCCAGGGACGAGATCGTGATGATGCCGCTGCACCAGCAGCCGATGGCCTGGGCGGTATCGTCCGGGTTCGGGGACTTCCCGCAGTTCCCCGACAACAAGCCGCGGCTTTGGTACGTCACCAAGTAA
- a CDS encoding ABC transporter permease: MLAFLIKRFANAIFVMLSVSFIAFMIFRFVGDPVELMLNEQATQAQRDDLRAKLGLDRPFAIQYGTFVANAAKGDFGISFRNQQDVLAMIAERFPATFELVIVATIISLVVGIPMGVITAIRRQTWYAEAMQFTSIIGISLPSFVVGIGLILIFSVWLGWFPAFGRGETVQIGWWSTGLLTQSGRMSIILPALSLSLFQITLVMRLVRAEMLEVLRSDFIKFARARGIPARAIHFRHALRNCLMPVVTMTAMQIGGLIAFALVTETVFQWPGMGLLFIQAVTFVDVPIMAAYLCIVALIFVLLNTIVDVTYAVIDPRLRGADN; encoded by the coding sequence ATGCTGGCCTTTCTTATCAAGCGCTTCGCAAATGCGATCTTCGTGATGCTCTCGGTGAGCTTCATCGCCTTCATGATTTTCCGTTTTGTGGGCGATCCGGTAGAGCTGATGCTGAACGAACAGGCCACGCAGGCGCAGCGCGACGATCTGCGTGCCAAGCTGGGTCTCGACCGGCCTTTTGCCATCCAGTACGGCACCTTCGTCGCCAATGCCGCCAAGGGAGACTTCGGCATTTCGTTCCGCAACCAGCAGGACGTTCTGGCCATGATTGCGGAACGTTTCCCGGCAACATTCGAACTGGTGATCGTTGCCACCATCATCTCGCTGGTCGTGGGCATCCCCATGGGGGTGATCACCGCGATCAGGCGTCAGACATGGTATGCCGAAGCGATGCAGTTCACCTCGATCATCGGCATCTCGCTGCCCAGCTTCGTGGTGGGGATCGGTCTTATCCTGATCTTCTCGGTCTGGCTGGGCTGGTTCCCGGCCTTCGGGCGCGGCGAGACGGTTCAGATCGGCTGGTGGTCGACCGGGCTTCTGACCCAGTCGGGCCGCATGTCGATCATTCTGCCCGCGCTTTCGCTGTCGCTGTTCCAGATCACGCTGGTCATGCGGCTCGTCCGTGCGGAAATGCTCGAAGTCCTGCGCTCGGATTTCATCAAATTCGCCCGCGCCCGCGGCATACCCGCCCGCGCGATCCATTTCCGCCATGCCCTGCGCAACTGCCTGATGCCGGTCGTGACCATGACCGCCATGCAGATCGGCGGGCTCATCGCCTTTGCGCTGGTGACCGAAACGGTGTTCCAGTGGCCGGGTATGGGGCTGCTCTTCATCCAGGCCGTTACGTTTGTCGACGTGCCGATCATGGCCGCCTACCTGTGCATCGTGGCGCTGATCTTTGTCCTGCTGAACACCATCGTTGACGTGACCTATGCCGTGATCGATCCCCGCCTGCGTGGAGCCGACAATTGA
- a CDS encoding amidohydrolase family protein: MSSLLIQNVRIMDGEAADILIRDGVVSRIAPGIEAPDVPVEPGGGLIAIPGLVDAHTHLDKSLLGWPWYKNDVGGASLTAMIENERNMKKSLGLDPHVQSMRHALKTAALGTTLIRSHVDIDTDAGLRAMEGVMETAARLADVVEIETVAFPQSGLMIREGTAELMDRALAMGADLVGGLDPCGVDRDPKGHLDTVFGLADKHGKGIDIHLHERGELGMFSMDMILDRAAALGMHGLVTISHAFCLGMPDFQRVEAMLERLAALDVRIMTTAPTSSPAPLVKQLDAHGIRIGAGNDGIQDTWGPYGNGDMLERAKFVGLRNNLRMDAEVKRALDICTGGGAEAMARPRRALETGAPGDVVLVAGETVAEAVVTHAPRKLVVKGGRVTARDGATLVAAP, translated from the coding sequence ATGTCTTCGCTCTTGATACAGAATGTCCGCATCATGGACGGCGAAGCCGCCGATATCCTGATCCGGGACGGTGTCGTCTCGCGGATCGCGCCGGGTATCGAGGCCCCGGACGTGCCGGTCGAACCCGGCGGCGGCCTTATCGCCATTCCCGGCCTCGTCGATGCCCATACCCACCTGGACAAGTCGCTGCTGGGCTGGCCCTGGTACAAAAACGATGTCGGCGGGGCGAGCCTGACGGCGATGATCGAGAACGAGCGCAACATGAAGAAATCGCTCGGCCTCGACCCGCATGTGCAGTCGATGCGCCACGCGCTGAAGACCGCCGCGCTGGGCACCACGCTGATCCGCAGCCATGTCGACATCGACACCGATGCCGGCCTGCGCGCGATGGAAGGGGTGATGGAAACCGCCGCCCGGCTCGCCGATGTGGTCGAGATCGAGACCGTCGCCTTTCCCCAGTCCGGGCTGATGATCCGCGAAGGCACCGCCGAACTGATGGACCGGGCGCTGGCCATGGGCGCCGACCTGGTCGGCGGGCTGGACCCCTGCGGCGTGGATCGCGACCCCAAGGGCCATCTCGACACCGTTTTCGGGCTTGCCGACAAGCACGGCAAGGGCATCGACATCCACCTGCACGAACGCGGCGAACTCGGGATGTTCTCGATGGACATGATCCTCGACCGCGCCGCGGCGCTGGGGATGCACGGGCTGGTGACGATTTCCCATGCCTTCTGCCTCGGGATGCCGGATTTCCAGCGTGTCGAGGCGATGCTCGAACGGCTGGCCGCGCTGGATGTGCGCATCATGACCACGGCGCCGACCTCGTCGCCCGCCCCGTTGGTGAAGCAGCTCGACGCGCATGGCATCCGCATCGGCGCCGGCAATGACGGCATCCAGGACACCTGGGGCCCCTACGGCAACGGCGACATGCTGGAGCGGGCCAAGTTCGTCGGCCTGCGCAACAACCTGCGCATGGATGCCGAGGTGAAACGCGCGCTCGACATCTGCACCGGCGGCGGTGCCGAGGCGATGGCCAGGCCGCGCCGCGCGCTGGAGACCGGCGCGCCGGGCGACGTGGTTCTGGTCGCGGGCGAAACGGTGGCCGAGGCGGTCGTCACCCACGCCCCGCGCAAGCTGGTGGTCAAGGGCGGGCGCGTCACCGCGCGCGACGGCGCCACCCTGGTCGCGGCCCCATGA